The genomic DNA AGCTCGAAACGCTGACGCTCAAATGGGGCGTGATCGCGGTCGGCGACATGGCGACCCTGACGATCAACGATCTCGAGCGCCGCGGACCGCACTACCAGGACGACGTCGAACTCCGCGTCGAGCAAGTCGAGCAATCCTCGGGCTTGCGCTGCGAAGTCGGACTGCTGGTGCTGCGCGACTTGGTGCTTAGCGATCCTCAAGAGGCGTTCTTTCAAGAGTGCGAAGTCGAATTGCTCGATCAACACAAAACCCCGTATCGGAAGCAAGGCCAGAACAACAGCTACGAAAGCGACGGCGCACGAATGAAGTTCACCTTCATCGGCGAATCGACCGACAGCAAACCGACGACCTTGCGTTTCGGATACCCGAGGATTCGCTCGCAGCGCGATGTGATGATCACGTTCAAGGACGTCCCACTGCCGAACGGCAGACCGGAATAAAGTAGCAGGCACGTTCCACGTGCCGTTAGCCACGTGCGCCTTTAATTAACGAAGCCGTGTCGGTTGTGTGAAGGCCCGTGTGGCGGACGGCACGTGGAACGTGCCTGCTACTTAAACAAAGCACGGCCGTGATCGCGCGTTGTTGCGACATAGAAAAAGTTCGTGCGTCGTCGCCCGAGCGGGCTTGGGCTTCTTGTCAAACGATTCTCTGCGCAGAGCATTCCGCCCGAACCGGCTTGCTTCATTTTGAAGAAAGACTGGCTCAAGCGACGACGCACCGGACGACGCCCAGGGCAGCGAAGCGGTCTCTGCGATGTTGCAACTTCGCAAAGATCCGTCGTGCAAGTTTCGATCTTCGGTTTTTTGTCGTCGTGCGTCTCGCCTGAACGTACGACGACCGAGGATCGCGATGCGTAATTTCTTACGCACCGCAGGCCGGAAGAAGACACCGAACGATTTGCTTTCTCGCTCGATCGACCATCGTCGCAAGGGACCGACAATCAAGTCGATTCATTCGAGCACCGGCGGCGACAAGCGGCGCGGCCGTGGCTCGAAGCTTCCCATCGCGATTCGTCGTCGCATTTATTGCAACATGTCGAAACCTACCGGAGGTCGGAGTCGCGTCTCCTCACGCCGCTCAACATCGCACGACGCGCCGCGAGATTCAACGCGAAGAATTGGGCCATGTCTACAACGTAGCAGGCACGTTCCACGTGCCGTCCGCCACAGCTGATACGGAACGATCATCGCGGTGTGGCCCGGATATGCATCCGGGGCTATTGAACGGAGCTGCGTGTGAACGGAGGCTGCGTCGCGATGCTGCACTTAGCTTCAACGGCGCACGTGGCTACGGCACGTGGAACGTGCCTGCTACTTTATTCGGATCAGCTTCTTTGCGATGACGTCGAAGATGCCTTGGGCGACTGCCGATTTCTTGCCGCTGAGTTTTGCGACGACCGTGCCGCTGCGGTCGAGAATCTCCACCGTGTTCGAGTCGGCGCTGATGGCATCGGGCCCGTTCAACACGATCAGATCGCAGCTTTTCTTTTGCAGCTTCGTCACCGCGCGATGGTGATGATCGTCGGTCTCCAGAGCGAAGCCGACGAGCCATTGCGACGTCCCCTGCTCTTGCTTGCGGCGGCCGAGCGTGGCGACGACGTCGGGCGTTTCCACGAACAAGATCGGCAGCGGAGCCCCCGTCTTCGCGATCTTCCGGTCTTCCATGCGCTGCGGCTTGTAGTCGCACGGAGCGGCCACGCCGATCAAGCCGTCGCAGGCGGGGAACTCACGCTCGCACGCCGCGAGCATCTCATCCGTCGTGACGACGGGAACGACGCGCGCCGCGGCCGGATACGCGATCTCGACCGGACCCGAGACGACGACGACTTCGTGCCCGGCCGCGAGTGCCGCCTCGACCAGCGCGAGCCCCATCCGGCCGCTCGAAGCGTTCGTCAGATAACGTACCGGATCGAGATACTGTCGGGTCGGGCCGGAGGTGATGAGGATGCGCGCCATGGCCCGAGCTGGTCTGTTAATTCAAGGTGCTATATCAAGGCGCGCTATTCGGAGAGGGCCGCATCGATGGCGGCGCGAATCACGTCGGGCTCGGCCATGCGGCCGGAGCCGCGCGTCCGGCAGCTCAGCCAACCTTCGCCGGGATCGACGATCGAAACGCCGTCGGAGCGCAATTGCTCGACGTTGCGCCCCACGGCCGGCGCTTCCCACATTTGCGTGTTCATCGCCGGAGCCATGAGCACGCGGCCGCCGAACGCGAGATAGAGCGTGCTGAGCAGATCGTCGGCTGCGCCCTGCGCCGCTTTGAAAAGAAAGTCGGCCGAGGCCGGGGCGACGCAGAGCAACTGCGCTCGCTCGGCTAGGCCGATATGCGCGCCGAGCGGGAACTCTTTGTTGTCGAACACCGTGCGATACACCGGCCGGCCCGTCAGGGCCTCGAAGGTCGGCGGGCCGATGAAGCGGCAAGCGGCTTCGGTCATCACGACGGTCACCGCAGCGCCGTCTTGCACGAGCCGGCTGACGAGCGCCGCGGTCTTAAAGGCCGCGATGCCGCCGGTAATGCCGACGACGATTTCGCGCCCGGCGACGATCATAGCGCGTTGAGATCCAATTCCGGCGGGCCGCCGGCCGCGGTGTTGTCGCCCGTTACGCGCATGCTGCCCGTCGTGTCGAGATAGATCTTGTCGTTCAATATCTCTGCGAGGACGATCTGCATCTTGTCGGCCGTATGGACTTCGACCAACGGGCGAGCGCCGGCGTTGAGCGCGACGAGGCGCTTCTGGATCAAAGTCGACAGCTTAAAGCGGCCGCCCACCTTGTTGACGATCGCTTCTTCCCGCAGGGCGTCGAGCATACGTTAATCTCCGCAATGAGTTAGAATCCGACAAAGCTCCCCGACCGCCGTATCGACGTCGTCGTTCGTGACGTGATAACGATACGCGCCGGCTTCCATCATTTCCCGCCGGGCCACTTCCAAACGACGCTGGATCGCTTCACGGGTTTCCGTGCCGCGCGCCGTTAGCCGCCGCTCAAGTTCTTCGACCGATCGGGGCTGAATGAAAATCGTGATCGCCTCAGGGTAGTGCTGCAAGACAGCGAACGTACCTTGAACGTCGATCTCTAATACTACCCATTTTCCCGACGCAAGCCTAGGGGCTACTTCGCTTTGCAGCGTGCCGTACCAATCGCCCCGGCCGAAAACCTCGAACGATTCGAGGAATTCGCCCCGTTCGCGACGGAGGCGGAATTCTTCGAGCGTCAGAAAGTGGTAGTCGACGCCGTCGGTCTCGCCGGGGCGCGGGCGACGGGTCGTCGCTGAAACTCCCGCGACGAGCGGAGCATCGCACTCGGCGTACATCCGCTTGAGAAGGGTCGTTTTCCCGGCTCCCGAGGGCCCGGAAATGACGATCAACTTGCCGTTGGTCGCGCTGGTCATAAAGGCTTGGGGTGGCGAGCTCGGCGGCCGCGCGCTACTCGACGTTTTGGATCATCTCTTTGATACGTTCGACCGCGGTCTTCACTTCGATCACATGCTTCGAGATCTGCACGTCGTTGGCCTTCGAGCCGATCGTGTTGATCTCGCGGAACATTTCTTGCGTGAGAAACTCCAGCTTCCGGCCGGTGCTTTCCGTCGCCTGAATAAAGTTCTCGAACTGCTCGATGTGGCTCCGCAGCCGGACGATCTCTTCGCTGATATCGGCCCGATCGGCGAACACCGCGACTTCCTTGATAAGGTCCGAGACGTTCAGCGTGATCTGATGTTCCGACAACGCGGCTTGCACCCGTTCGATGAGGCGTTTGCGGTATTGCTCGGCGGTAAACGGCGCACGCTTCTCGATCTCGACGAGCTCCGTGGCGACGACGGCGCAGTTGGCGCGCAAGTCGGTCGTCATGCTCCGGCCTTCGTCGGTGCGGAACTTGTCGAGGTTTTCCAGCGCGGCGATGAGCGTTGCGCGGATCGTCGGCCATTGGGCGGCGACGTCGGGCGCGCGGTTCGGGTTCTCCATCACGACGCCCGGGAGCCCGAGCAGCGTTTCCAGCGGCACCTGATCGGTCACGTGCCATTGATCGTGCATCGCTTGCAATTGCTCGCGATAACCGGCCAGCACGGCCCGATTGATGAGATAGTCGTCGGCCGAGGTGAGGCGATCGACGCGGAGATTGATCTGCACGGTGCCGCGGCGAACATGCTCGCGCACGATCTGCTCGATCTCGCTTTCGAGCGTGCTATAGCCTTCGCCGCACTTGATGTTGAGCTTGAAGTACCGGTTGTTGATGGTACGGACTTCGACCGCCGTCGAGAGTTCCGCCTCACGACGATGCGCCTCTCCGAATCCGGTCATGCTCAGCAGCAAAAAACGAATCTCCCGAACGATGACATGGCGATCGAGGCCGGCAGCCTGCGGGCGAAGCTTAGGAACCGGTGCCGGTGGCAGCCGGAGCCGAGCCGGCTGGAGCAGTACCAACCGGAGCGGGAGCCGTACCAGCAGGCGCCGTCGCGGCCGGCGGGTTGGCATTCGGCAACGGCACGCCCGGCTCGACGCCCGTCGTCACGGCCGGGCTGTTGTCGGCGAATTGCGT from Planctomycetia bacterium includes the following:
- a CDS encoding phosphopantothenoylcysteine decarboxylase encodes the protein MARILITSGPTRQYLDPVRYLTNASSGRMGLALVEAALAAGHEVVVVSGPVEIAYPAAARVVPVVTTDEMLAACEREFPACDGLIGVAAPCDYKPQRMEDRKIAKTGAPLPILFVETPDVVATLGRRKQEQGTSQWLVGFALETDDHHHRAVTKLQKKSCDLIVLNGPDAISADSNTVEILDRSGTVVAKLSGKKSAVAQGIFDVIAKKLIRIK
- the gmk gene encoding guanylate kinase translates to MTSATNGKLIVISGPSGAGKTTLLKRMYAECDAPLVAGVSATTRRPRPGETDGVDYHFLTLEEFRLRRERGEFLESFEVFGRGDWYGTLQSEVAPRLASGKWVVLEIDVQGTFAVLQHYPEAITIFIQPRSVEELERRLTARGTETREAIQRRLEVARREMMEAGAYRYHVTNDDVDTAVGELCRILTHCGD
- a CDS encoding phosphopantothenoylcysteine decarboxylase → MIVAGREIVVGITGGIAAFKTAALVSRLVQDGAAVTVVMTEAACRFIGPPTFEALTGRPVYRTVFDNKEFPLGAHIGLAERAQLLCVAPASADFLFKAAQGAADDLLSTLYLAFGGRVLMAPAMNTQMWEAPAVGRNVEQLRSDGVSIVDPGEGWLSCRTRGSGRMAEPDVIRAAIDAALSE
- a CDS encoding DNA-directed RNA polymerase subunit omega; amino-acid sequence: MLDALREEAIVNKVGGRFKLSTLIQKRLVALNAGARPLVEVHTADKMQIVLAEILNDKIYLDTTGSMRVTGDNTAAGGPPELDLNAL
- a CDS encoding YicC family protein, with the translated sequence MTGFGEAHRREAELSTAVEVRTINNRYFKLNIKCGEGYSTLESEIEQIVREHVRRGTVQINLRVDRLTSADDYLINRAVLAGYREQLQAMHDQWHVTDQVPLETLLGLPGVVMENPNRAPDVAAQWPTIRATLIAALENLDKFRTDEGRSMTTDLRANCAVVATELVEIEKRAPFTAEQYRKRLIERVQAALSEHQITLNVSDLIKEVAVFADRADISEEIVRLRSHIEQFENFIQATESTGRKLEFLTQEMFREINTIGSKANDVQISKHVIEVKTAVERIKEMIQNVE